The DNA sequence AGAGTAATCCGGATTACGTTTCGCAATCTAGAATATATTTCTGAATCTGAAAATATAGTGGGGATTACTCGTTCCAAAAACGGTTAATGTAATCCAACAAACCATAACTACAGAAAGACTAATCCGGAGTTAAGTTATATTAACTGTTTTCGGAATGAGTAGTCCGTAGAGTATTTctgtatacatttcaaattactCAAAGCAGTTAATATAACTCAACCCATATCCCCTGCACTACCAGAGTACAGtaagaaaatcatattttttcaaCACCCTCACACCAACCTGAGCAAAACCTTAAAGTTTACCTTGAAACAAAGATGGAGGTGCAGCAAACTAGCCAACAAAAAAGCTCCTCTCTATGAACGCTCTACCTTCTCCCACCACACAGCTTACGACGTCGTACAGTAACACTAAAATGAAAACAAGGATGAAGAGGTTCAGTGGCTAACAACGaaaacaagagtacaaaagagaaGGGACCTTGAGCAAACTATGGAGGTGCACAAAGTCACTAGCACCATGGCACACGACAAAGGAGACTACTGGGAGGGGCTGCGGCTGCGGCGCGGAGAAGATGAGACGTgaaatttgggtaaaagatttTAGTATTCACCAAGGGCAGAAAAGGTATTTCACATGAGGGTACATTGGGTATTTTGAAATGGGTAGGGAGGTGCAGGAGATAACACTTTGGTGCAGGAAGTAGGACCCTAGGGAGATTTTGACACCCCGTCATGCTTGGGCTTGACTGTGTAACACCGATGGCCCACAATATGCTCCCTGGTGGAAAAGAAGTCTTGGcactttaaataataaaaaaaaatagagaacaaaATTGTGGGGTGCAGGAAATAATCGCTCTATTTAAATACTCGTAATTATATTGTTTCATTTCAACCTTTGTTCCTCTAATTAATCCAGCAACCTTTTTCAggaacaatttttaaaattggttttGCAGGAACAACCCTTTCTTAATTAATCCAGCGTATCAGGCTAATGTGTTTTGAGAAGGTTGTGAAGATGGAGGTTGGTTGGTTTGATGAAGCTGAAAACTCAAGTGGTGCTCTCAGTGCGAGACTCTTAGCAGATGCGGCTTTGGTACGTGCCCTTGTTGGTGATGCGCTGGGACTATTAGTTCAAAATTCAGCATCTGCATTGGCAGGATCATTATTGCTTTCACTGCATCTTGGCAGATGACGTTAGTTATTCTTGTCCTGATTCCTTTTTTGGAATCAATATATACCTTAAGATCAAACTCTTGAACGAATTCAGTGCAGATGTAaaggttagttttttttttacattatatatgATTATTCAGATTATATGTTTGTTGCGACAGATGATGTATGAGGAAGCGAGCCAAGTTGCTAATGATACAGTTGGAAGCATAAGAACAGTTGCTTCTTTCTGCAGGATTATGAAAATGTTTCAGATGTATGGATGAAGCACCTACTcttaacatttaaattattcCTCTTTggcttaaatacacatttggtccttatttttgtcaaaattattcaatttggtccctattttggttgtttgttcaatttagtcctcgtTTTGGTAAAATCGCATTCAATTGAGTCCTTTTGGCAGACggagttaaaatttttaacggCACAGTGACACGGTGTAACTGTTTGGCCTACGTGTCAGTTTTTGGTCAGTGACGTTGGCACAGTAAACTTATATGGCCGTTGGAAGTTTAAAATTTAGGGAAATTGATTTGGggaagaaattagggtttgagaGGTGTGAAGCAAAACTGTGGCCAATCCAGCTGTTTCACTCCATCCAGTGTGCGATTCGAAATTGGCGTTTGAGAGGTATGTCTCATCACCACTCGTCTTCCTCCTCTTGCTGTAACAGTTGGGTGCAACAAAGTTACGGTGGGTCTCATATTCGTGGTTCCAAGGGTATGGGTTTAATCCCCATTTGCAAATGTGGAGAAGTTGCAGTGCTTCGAGTGGCAAGAACTTTGAAGAATAATGGCAGACAATTTTGGGATTGTTCTAAGTTCAAGTGTGCTGCTTGCAGTGATAATGTGTGGTGTAACTACTTCAAGTGGTGTGATGAAGAATTTTGTGATGAAAGAGATGGTATTATAGCCCAGCAAAGGATGAAGATTTCTGAACTGGAGATTTCTGTGAGGGCTATGAAGAAAACGAATCAATTTGTGTTACGattagtttttgttgttgttgtaatcTTTGTAGTCATGCTGCCAATAATGTTTAAGATTCAATGTCTGTAGTTGAGGATGATGATTTGTTGGTATTGATGATGTTTTGTTGGTGTTGAagttatgaatgtaaaaaagcAGTGCTGTAACTTATGAatgttgtgtttgtttgtaATGAAGCAGGGTCTAGTAATGTGCAATTAAACTCCCTATTTTAAGttcatattttagtttaaaatgtgcaatttggtccctatttaagtttaaaatgttcaatttggtccttattttaagtttataatgttcaatttggtcctattttaagtttaaaatgtttaatttggtctCTGTTTTAAGTTTAAACTGTTGAATAGAGTCCCTGTTTTATAACACAACCTGCCAAATAGAAGTGGAAAATAAACCAACATATAATTGAGTCTATACTAAACATACACAACCTGCCAATCACACAAGTCCAAATTCCAATCACAACTCCAATGTTGGAGACCAATATTCATTCAACTGCAATCAAAATGTGCTGAAGTTATGGAATTCAGATGTTCAACAAAAGTGTGCTggacaaaaaaagttaacaaacaTAGTACCAATTACTACAAAATTACTACCAAAACAGGCCTAAATACATCAAAAGTTGTCTCCTAAGTAGGCCTAATTAAAGCACAGAAAATGTTGTTCAAGTTGGTGGTCTTCGAATTTGCAATTTCTGCCTGCAGCTTGGTTGCCCTGTCTGTTGTGAGACTTCATGTTCCTGCTGTGAAGGTTGTGTTGGTTGTGTGGTCTGCTGActtgatggtggtggttgttgtgtAGGCTGTGTTGCTTGTGTGGACTGCTGacttgatggtggtggtggttgctcTGTAGGCTGTGGTTGCTGAGGGAGTTGTGGACAATTACTTTTGTTATGTCCCACTTCACGACATACCCTACATCTCTTTTGATGGCCACCTTTCCTTAACTCagtatcatttttctttaattccCACTGTTCCAATCTCCTCTTTTTCTTTGGCCTCCCAGGTAATCTCCTTTTGAGGGGGGTTGGACATCATTGTAGGAAGTCCTCTCCCACAGCAGCTGCCCATTCACTGGATAGATTATGGAGTGGTATGTTTCTTCATAAGTGCAAGTTCTGAACCAGTGTGGTATGAACTCCTCtgcatttaaatttaaaaacctcaTTGCAGCAAGTGCATGGCAACAAGGAATACCACTGAGCATCCATTTCCTGCACGTGCATTGGTGTGTGTCAATGTTGACTTTGTACTTCTCTCCAATAAGTGAAATGTGCTTGACTTCAAAAATCTTTTCTCCTGACCAACTATCAAAGCATAACAGGTTAGCAAATtcaataaatgataaatattaattgtgTCAAAATGCTTATTTAAATACCTTGGAATCCAGTTCTTTGTTAAGGCTGATTCTTCTCGCAGCCTAGTTGTAATCCTTGGGCAGATTGAACCTTTAAAAGCTTTCACCTTCTTCCGGTTTTTGGCCCATCTcttcatcaaataaattttgatgtCCTCTAGCATTGATACAATTGGTTTAGTCCTTGCATCAATTATGACACTGTTGAAGGCTTCACTCATGTTGTTTACTAGAGTGTCACAGATGGCTTGACTTGTGAACCTAGATCTGGACCAAAATCTGAAAATGAAAGTGTCACACAAAGGTTAGCAACACCATAATGTGTAACAGTATTGTGAATATGGATGATAAACACAAACCTTGGTGGAATGGCTATGAGGTATTTGTAAGCCTCAAGATTGGCTTCTTtgatatttctcatttttctttcccAAGCTTGGGGATATGTACTCACAGCAGCCCGCCACATTaaattcttcaatttcttcccaccaaattttttcctaaaattggCGTACAAATGGCGCATGCAGAATCTTTGTTCTGCGCCAGGTAACAGCTCCTGTATAGCAAGCATAAGTCCCTGTCAAAAAACAGAATGTTAAATGAATAAGTCAACAAttcaaacacttcaaaactttaattaattaagtaatggAATTTTCCTTTTGTTGATCTGACATGAAAGTGATGGACTGACATACTTCTGGCCCACCTAAGTCTTCAATCAATAACTCCATAAACCAAGTCCatgtttctttgttttctacttcAACAAGCGCATAGCATAGTGGCACCATCTGGTCATTACCATCTCGACCAACAGCCGTGAATAATTCACTCCCATATCGTCCTTTCAAAAAACAGTCATCCAACCCAATTATTGGTCTACACGACACAAAACTATCTATACATGCTTTTAAACAAGTGTAGAATCTCTTGAATGTGGCTTGTCCCTCCACGTCTTCCACTTTCAGTTTGATTGTAGACCCATGATTGGATTTCAGCAACTCATTTGCATAGTTATAAATTCTCCTAAACTGTTCTTTAAATGAACCTTGGACTTAGTCTGCTGCCATAGCTCTTGCCCTGCGAGCCATAGACCAAGACACTCTAGTATTCCATTTTCTTACAGCCTTGTTACGtatttcattgatttttatacttggattttctCTCAGGTCTGTCTCCAAAGTCCCACTCAACCACTTAGAATTGATTATATCAATGGTAAATTTCCTACTGCAAGTGTGAACATCAACAACTTTCCTTAATTGCCAGTTATGATGGGAAGTCAACAAAGCACAATAAGCTAACCAAGGGCAGTTTCCTTGGGCCCCCACACATCTAACCCTAATTCTACGCTTATCATTCTTAACAAATCTTATATTTCTTCCACTATGAATTGCATACGTCCTAACAGCATTTCTGAAGTGTTCCTTGTCAAGGAAATATGTTCCCACTTCCCACTTGTGGTCTGCCATGGATTTTGGCATCACAAACATCCCAGAAACATCTCCATTGTTATCCTCTGATTCACAATCAGATTCTGCACCACTCAATAATTCATCCGACACCCACTGATCATCAGAAAGACCTCTATCTATGTCTTTTCGCACCTTTCCCTTGTGTTGACTGTCACTTTCATTCTCTTCTTCACTTATGCCCACTTCAACTGCAATAGAACCCACATCATTATTAGAAGTATTGTTGTCCCCCATTATATTCAAAGGAATATCAACAAATTCCTCATCTTCAGTATCAGATTCATCCCAATTGTGAACCTCTGCCTCAATATCCACCTCATCCAAACCTGCTGCACCACCCAAATTAGGTTCAGCCTGACCTCCCAAATCAACTTCAACCTCACCTTCATTTCCACCTTCATCCTCACCTGCTGCACCTCCCACTTCAGCTTCAATCTCACCTTCATTTCCACCTTCATCCAAACCTGTTGCACCTCCCACTTCAGCTTCAGTCTCACCTTCATTTCCACCTTCATC is a window from the Vigna unguiculata cultivar IT97K-499-35 chromosome 7, ASM411807v1, whole genome shotgun sequence genome containing:
- the LOC114189474 gene encoding uncharacterized protein LOC114189474, with the translated sequence MLAIQELLPGAEQRFCMRHLYANFRKKFGGKKLKNLMWRAAVSTYPQAWERKMRNIKEANLEAYKYLIAIPPRFWSRSRFTSQAICDTLVNNMSEAFNSVIIDARTKPIVSMLEDIKIYLMKRWAKNRKKVKAFKGSICPRITTRLREESALTKNWIPSWSGEKIFEVKHISLIGEKYKVNIDTHQCTCRKWMLSGIPCCHALAAMRFLNLNAEEFIPHWFRTCTYEETYHSIIYPVNGQLLWERTSYNDVQPPSKGDYLGGQRKRGDWNSGN